A genomic segment from Neisseria perflava encodes:
- a CDS encoding biliverdin-producing heme oxygenase, with protein MSETQELTFAKRLKEQTTVTHDSVDNLVMSVQPFSSKENYIKFLKLQSVFHKAVDHIYKDAELNKAIPELEYMARYDAVTQDLKDLGEEPYKFDKELPHETGNKAIGWLYCAEGSNLGAAFLFKHAQKLEYTGEFGARHLAPHPNGRGKHWRAFVEHLNALNLTPEAEAEAIQGACEAFAFYKVILRETFGLPEGAEAPEGMTPHRL; from the coding sequence ATGAGTGAAACCCAAGAGCTGACTTTCGCCAAACGCTTGAAAGAGCAAACCACAGTTACACACGACAGCGTTGATAACTTGGTTATGTCCGTTCAACCTTTTTCCAGCAAAGAAAACTACATCAAATTCTTGAAACTTCAATCTGTTTTCCACAAGGCCGTCGACCACATCTATAAAGATGCCGAATTGAACAAAGCCATTCCAGAGCTTGAATACATGGCGCGTTACGATGCCGTGACTCAAGACTTGAAAGACTTGGGCGAAGAGCCTTACAAATTTGACAAAGAATTGCCACACGAAACCGGTAATAAAGCCATCGGCTGGCTGTATTGTGCCGAAGGTTCTAATTTGGGCGCGGCATTCTTGTTCAAACACGCTCAAAAACTCGAATACACCGGCGAATTCGGCGCACGCCACCTGGCTCCTCATCCGAACGGCCGCGGCAAACACTGGCGCGCTTTTGTCGAGCATCTGAACGCTTTGAACTTGACTCCCGAAGCCGAGGCGGAAGCCATTCAAGGTGCGTGCGAAGCGTTTGCCTTCTATAAAGTGATTTTGCGCGAAACTTTCGGTTTGCCGGAAGGTGCGGAAGCACCTGAAGGTATGACACCGCACAGACTCTAA